One Camelus ferus isolate YT-003-E chromosome 27, BCGSAC_Cfer_1.0, whole genome shotgun sequence DNA window includes the following coding sequences:
- the PARP6 gene encoding protein mono-ADP-ribosyltransferase PARP6 isoform X5, which yields MDIKGQFWNDDDSEGDNESEEFLYGVQGSCAADLYRHPQLDADIEAVKEIYSENSVSIREYGTIDDVDVDLHVNISFLDEEVSTAWKVLRTEPIVLRLRFSLSQYLDGPEPSIEVFQPSNKEGFGLGLQLKKILGMFTSQQWKHLSNDFLKTQQEKRHSWFKASGTIKKFRAGLSIFSPIPKSPSFPIIQDSMLKGKLGVPELRVGRLMNRSISCTMKNPKVEVFGYPPSPQAGLLCPQHVGLPPPARTFPLVSGHCKNIPTLEYGFLVQIMKYAEQRIPTLNEYCVVCDEQHVFQNGSMLKPAVCTRELCVFSFYTLGVMSGAAEEVATGAEVVDLLVAMCRAALESPRKSIIFEPYPSVVDPTDPKTLAFNPKKKNYERLQKALDSVMSIREMTQGSYLEIKKQMDKLDPLAHPLLQWIISSNRSHIVKLPLSRQLKFMHTSHQFLLLSSPPAKEARFRTAKKLYGSTFAFHGSHIENWHSILRNGLVNASYTKLQLHGAAYGKGIYLSPISSISFGYSGMGKGQHRMPSKDELVQRYNRMNTIPQTRSIQSRFLQSRNLNCIALCEVITSKDLQKHGNIWVCPVSDHVCTRFFFVYEDGQVGDANINTQDPKIQKEIMRVIGTQVYTN from the exons ATG GACATCAAAGGCCAGTTCTGGAATGATGATGATTCGGAGGGAGATAATGAATCAGAGGAATTTCTCTATGGAGTTCAG GGGAGCTGTGCAGCTGACCTATATCGACACCCACAGCTTGATGCAGACATTGAAGCCGTGAAGGAGATCTACAGTGAGAACTCTGTATCCATCAG AGAATATGGAACGATCGACGACGTGGACGTCGACCTCCACGTCAACATCAGCTTCCTCGAC GAGGAAGTCTCCACAGCCTGGAAGGTCCTCCGGACAGAACCCATTGTGTTGAGGCTGCGATTTTCTCTCTCCCAGTACCTTGATGGACCAG AACCGTCAATTGAGGTTTTCCAGCCATCGAATAAGGAAGGATTTGGGCTGGGTCTTCAGTTGAAAAA GATCCTGGGTATGTTTACATCCCAACAATGGAAACATCTCAGCAACGATTTCTTAAAGACCCAGCAGGAGAAGAGGCACAGCTGGTTCAAGGCAAGTGGTACCATCAAGAAGTTCCGAGCTGGCCTCAGCATCTTCTCACCCATCCCCAA GTCTCCCAGTTTCCCTATCATACAGGACTCCATGCTGAAAGGCAAACTGGGTGTACCAGAACTTCGAGTTGGACGCCTCATGAATCGTTCCATCTCCTGCACCATGAAGAACCCCAAAGTAGAGGTGTTTGGctaccctcccagcccccaggcaggtctcctgtgcccccagcacgtgggcctccctcccccagcacggACCTTCCCTTTG GTCAGTGGTCACTGCAAGAACATCCCCACTCTGGAATATGGATTCCTCGTCCAG ATCATGAAATACGCAGAGCAGAGGATTCCAACATTGAATGAGTACTGTGTGGTTTGTGATGAGCAGCATGTCTTCCAGAATGGGTCCATGCTCAAG CCAGCCGTCTGTACTCGTGAACTGTGCGTTTTCTCCTTCTACACATTGGGAGTCATGTCTGGAGCCGCAGAGGAGGTGGCCACTGGCGCAGAG GTGGTGGATCTGCTGGTGGCCATGTGTAGGGCAGCTTTGGAGTCCCCGAGAAAGAGCATCATCTTTGAGCCTTATCCCTCTGTGGTGGACCCCACTGATCCCAAGACTCTGGCCTTTAACCCTAAG AAGAAGAATTATGAGCGACTTCAGAAAGCTCTGGATAGTGTGATGTCCATCCGGGAGATGACCCAG GGCTCATACCTGGAAATCAAGAAGCAGATGGACAAGCTGGACCCCCTGGCGCACCCTCTCCTTCAGTG GATCATCTCTAGCAACAGGTCACACATTGTCAAACTACCTCTCAGCAGG cAGCTGAAGTTCATGCACACCTCACACCAGTTCCTCCTGCTGAGCAGCCCTCCTGCCAAGGAGGCTCGGTTCCGGACCGCCAAGAAGCTCTACGGCAGCACGTTTGCCTTCCA TGGGTCCCACATTGAGAACTGGCATTCGATCCTGCGCAACGGGCTGGTCAATGCATCCTACACCAAACTGCAG CTGCATGGAGCAGCCTATGGCAAAGGCATCTACCTGAGCCCCATCTCCAGTATTTCCTTTGGATACTCAG GAATGGGAAAAGGACAGCACAGGATGCCCTCCAAGGACGAGCTGGTCCAGAGATACAACAGAATGAATACCATCCCCCAG ACCCGATCCATTCAGTCACGGTTCCTGCAGAGTCGGAATCTGAACTGCATAGCACTTTGTGAAG TGATTACATCTAAGGACCTCCAGAAGCATGGGAACATCTGGGTGTGCCCTGTCTCCGACCATGTCTGCACACGGTTCTTCTTTGT ATATGAGGATGGTCAGGTGGGCGATGCCAACATTAATACTCAGGACCCCAAGATACAGAAGGAAATCATGCGTGTGATCGGAACTCAGGTTTACACAAACTGA
- the PARP6 gene encoding protein mono-ADP-ribosyltransferase PARP6 isoform X4: MKQSADLTFSWCFPSHPFGRLSGYSKLKEGEETRNQRYLDIKGQFWNDDDSEGDNESEEFLYGVQGSCAADLYRHPQLDADIEAVKEIYSENSVSIREYGTIDDVDVDLHVNISFLDEEVSTAWKVLRTEPIVLRLRFSLSQYLDGPEPSIEVFQPSNKEGFGLGLQLKKILGMFTSQQWKHLSNDFLKTQQEKRHSWFKASGTIKKFRAGLSIFSPIPKSPSFPIIQDSMLKGKLGVPELRVGRLMNRSISCTMKNPKVEVFGYPPSPQVSGHCKNIPTLEYGFLVQIMKYAEQRIPTLNEYCVVCDEQHVFQNGSMLKPAVCTRELCVFSFYTLGVMSGAAEEVATGAEVVDLLVAMCRAALESPRKSIIFEPYPSVVDPTDPKTLAFNPKKKNYERLQKALDSVMSIREMTQGSYLEIKKQMDKLDPLAHPLLQWIISSNRSHIVKLPLSRLKFMHTSHQFLLLSSPPAKEARFRTAKKLYGSTFAFHGSHIENWHSILRNGLVNASYTKLQLHGAAYGKGIYLSPISSISFGYSGMGKGQHRMPSKDELVQRYNRMNTIPQTRSIQSRFLQSRNLNCIALCEVITSKDLQKHGNIWVCPVSDHVCTRFFFVYEDGQVGDANINTQDPKIQKEIMRVIGTQVYTN; encoded by the exons ATGAAACAAAGTGCAGACCTCACCTTTTCCTGGTGttttccctcccacccttttGGAAGGTTGAGTGGCTATTCGAAGttaaaggaaggagaagagacacGGAACCAGCGTTACTTG GACATCAAAGGCCAGTTCTGGAATGATGATGATTCGGAGGGAGATAATGAATCAGAGGAATTTCTCTATGGAGTTCAG GGGAGCTGTGCAGCTGACCTATATCGACACCCACAGCTTGATGCAGACATTGAAGCCGTGAAGGAGATCTACAGTGAGAACTCTGTATCCATCAG AGAATATGGAACGATCGACGACGTGGACGTCGACCTCCACGTCAACATCAGCTTCCTCGAC GAGGAAGTCTCCACAGCCTGGAAGGTCCTCCGGACAGAACCCATTGTGTTGAGGCTGCGATTTTCTCTCTCCCAGTACCTTGATGGACCAG AACCGTCAATTGAGGTTTTCCAGCCATCGAATAAGGAAGGATTTGGGCTGGGTCTTCAGTTGAAAAA GATCCTGGGTATGTTTACATCCCAACAATGGAAACATCTCAGCAACGATTTCTTAAAGACCCAGCAGGAGAAGAGGCACAGCTGGTTCAAGGCAAGTGGTACCATCAAGAAGTTCCGAGCTGGCCTCAGCATCTTCTCACCCATCCCCAA GTCTCCCAGTTTCCCTATCATACAGGACTCCATGCTGAAAGGCAAACTGGGTGTACCAGAACTTCGAGTTGGACGCCTCATGAATCGTTCCATCTCCTGCACCATGAAGAACCCCAAAGTAGAGGTGTTTGGctaccctcccagcccccag GTCAGTGGTCACTGCAAGAACATCCCCACTCTGGAATATGGATTCCTCGTCCAG ATCATGAAATACGCAGAGCAGAGGATTCCAACATTGAATGAGTACTGTGTGGTTTGTGATGAGCAGCATGTCTTCCAGAATGGGTCCATGCTCAAG CCAGCCGTCTGTACTCGTGAACTGTGCGTTTTCTCCTTCTACACATTGGGAGTCATGTCTGGAGCCGCAGAGGAGGTGGCCACTGGCGCAGAG GTGGTGGATCTGCTGGTGGCCATGTGTAGGGCAGCTTTGGAGTCCCCGAGAAAGAGCATCATCTTTGAGCCTTATCCCTCTGTGGTGGACCCCACTGATCCCAAGACTCTGGCCTTTAACCCTAAG AAGAAGAATTATGAGCGACTTCAGAAAGCTCTGGATAGTGTGATGTCCATCCGGGAGATGACCCAG GGCTCATACCTGGAAATCAAGAAGCAGATGGACAAGCTGGACCCCCTGGCGCACCCTCTCCTTCAGTG GATCATCTCTAGCAACAGGTCACACATTGTCAAACTACCTCTCAGCAGG CTGAAGTTCATGCACACCTCACACCAGTTCCTCCTGCTGAGCAGCCCTCCTGCCAAGGAGGCTCGGTTCCGGACCGCCAAGAAGCTCTACGGCAGCACGTTTGCCTTCCA TGGGTCCCACATTGAGAACTGGCATTCGATCCTGCGCAACGGGCTGGTCAATGCATCCTACACCAAACTGCAG CTGCATGGAGCAGCCTATGGCAAAGGCATCTACCTGAGCCCCATCTCCAGTATTTCCTTTGGATACTCAG GAATGGGAAAAGGACAGCACAGGATGCCCTCCAAGGACGAGCTGGTCCAGAGATACAACAGAATGAATACCATCCCCCAG ACCCGATCCATTCAGTCACGGTTCCTGCAGAGTCGGAATCTGAACTGCATAGCACTTTGTGAAG TGATTACATCTAAGGACCTCCAGAAGCATGGGAACATCTGGGTGTGCCCTGTCTCCGACCATGTCTGCACACGGTTCTTCTTTGT ATATGAGGATGGTCAGGTGGGCGATGCCAACATTAATACTCAGGACCCCAAGATACAGAAGGAAATCATGCGTGTGATCGGAACTCAGGTTTACACAAACTGA
- the PARP6 gene encoding protein mono-ADP-ribosyltransferase PARP6 isoform X2, with protein MKQSADLTFSWCFPSHPFGRLSGYSKLKEGEETRNQRYLDIKGQFWNDDDSEGDNESEEFLYGVQGSCAADLYRHPQLDADIEAVKEIYSENSVSIREYGTIDDVDVDLHVNISFLDEEVSTAWKVLRTEPIVLRLRFSLSQYLDGPEPSIEVFQPSNKEGFGLGLQLKKILGMFTSQQWKHLSNDFLKTQQEKRHSWFKASGTIKKFRAGLSIFSPIPKSPSFPIIQDSMLKGKLGVPELRVGRLMNRSISCTMKNPKVEVFGYPPSPQAGLLCPQHVGLPPPARTFPLVSGHCKNIPTLEYGFLVQIMKYAEQRIPTLNEYCVVCDEQHVFQNGSMLKPAVCTRELCVFSFYTLGVMSGAAEEVATGAEVVDLLVAMCRAALESPRKSIIFEPYPSVVDPTDPKTLAFNPKKKNYERLQKALDSVMSIREMTQGSYLEIKKQMDKLDPLAHPLLQWIISSNRSHIVKLPLSRLKFMHTSHQFLLLSSPPAKEARFRTAKKLYGSTFAFHGSHIENWHSILRNGLVNASYTKLQLHGAAYGKGIYLSPISSISFGYSGMGKGQHRMPSKDELVQRYNRMNTIPQTRSIQSRFLQSRNLNCIALCEVITSKDLQKHGNIWVCPVSDHVCTRFFFVYEDGQVGDANINTQDPKIQKEIMRVIGTQVYTN; from the exons ATGAAACAAAGTGCAGACCTCACCTTTTCCTGGTGttttccctcccacccttttGGAAGGTTGAGTGGCTATTCGAAGttaaaggaaggagaagagacacGGAACCAGCGTTACTTG GACATCAAAGGCCAGTTCTGGAATGATGATGATTCGGAGGGAGATAATGAATCAGAGGAATTTCTCTATGGAGTTCAG GGGAGCTGTGCAGCTGACCTATATCGACACCCACAGCTTGATGCAGACATTGAAGCCGTGAAGGAGATCTACAGTGAGAACTCTGTATCCATCAG AGAATATGGAACGATCGACGACGTGGACGTCGACCTCCACGTCAACATCAGCTTCCTCGAC GAGGAAGTCTCCACAGCCTGGAAGGTCCTCCGGACAGAACCCATTGTGTTGAGGCTGCGATTTTCTCTCTCCCAGTACCTTGATGGACCAG AACCGTCAATTGAGGTTTTCCAGCCATCGAATAAGGAAGGATTTGGGCTGGGTCTTCAGTTGAAAAA GATCCTGGGTATGTTTACATCCCAACAATGGAAACATCTCAGCAACGATTTCTTAAAGACCCAGCAGGAGAAGAGGCACAGCTGGTTCAAGGCAAGTGGTACCATCAAGAAGTTCCGAGCTGGCCTCAGCATCTTCTCACCCATCCCCAA GTCTCCCAGTTTCCCTATCATACAGGACTCCATGCTGAAAGGCAAACTGGGTGTACCAGAACTTCGAGTTGGACGCCTCATGAATCGTTCCATCTCCTGCACCATGAAGAACCCCAAAGTAGAGGTGTTTGGctaccctcccagcccccaggcaggtctcctgtgcccccagcacgtgggcctccctcccccagcacggACCTTCCCTTTG GTCAGTGGTCACTGCAAGAACATCCCCACTCTGGAATATGGATTCCTCGTCCAG ATCATGAAATACGCAGAGCAGAGGATTCCAACATTGAATGAGTACTGTGTGGTTTGTGATGAGCAGCATGTCTTCCAGAATGGGTCCATGCTCAAG CCAGCCGTCTGTACTCGTGAACTGTGCGTTTTCTCCTTCTACACATTGGGAGTCATGTCTGGAGCCGCAGAGGAGGTGGCCACTGGCGCAGAG GTGGTGGATCTGCTGGTGGCCATGTGTAGGGCAGCTTTGGAGTCCCCGAGAAAGAGCATCATCTTTGAGCCTTATCCCTCTGTGGTGGACCCCACTGATCCCAAGACTCTGGCCTTTAACCCTAAG AAGAAGAATTATGAGCGACTTCAGAAAGCTCTGGATAGTGTGATGTCCATCCGGGAGATGACCCAG GGCTCATACCTGGAAATCAAGAAGCAGATGGACAAGCTGGACCCCCTGGCGCACCCTCTCCTTCAGTG GATCATCTCTAGCAACAGGTCACACATTGTCAAACTACCTCTCAGCAGG CTGAAGTTCATGCACACCTCACACCAGTTCCTCCTGCTGAGCAGCCCTCCTGCCAAGGAGGCTCGGTTCCGGACCGCCAAGAAGCTCTACGGCAGCACGTTTGCCTTCCA TGGGTCCCACATTGAGAACTGGCATTCGATCCTGCGCAACGGGCTGGTCAATGCATCCTACACCAAACTGCAG CTGCATGGAGCAGCCTATGGCAAAGGCATCTACCTGAGCCCCATCTCCAGTATTTCCTTTGGATACTCAG GAATGGGAAAAGGACAGCACAGGATGCCCTCCAAGGACGAGCTGGTCCAGAGATACAACAGAATGAATACCATCCCCCAG ACCCGATCCATTCAGTCACGGTTCCTGCAGAGTCGGAATCTGAACTGCATAGCACTTTGTGAAG TGATTACATCTAAGGACCTCCAGAAGCATGGGAACATCTGGGTGTGCCCTGTCTCCGACCATGTCTGCACACGGTTCTTCTTTGT ATATGAGGATGGTCAGGTGGGCGATGCCAACATTAATACTCAGGACCCCAAGATACAGAAGGAAATCATGCGTGTGATCGGAACTCAGGTTTACACAAACTGA
- the PARP6 gene encoding protein mono-ADP-ribosyltransferase PARP6 isoform X1: MKQSADLTFSWCFPSHPFGRLSGYSKLKEGEETRNQRYLDIKGQFWNDDDSEGDNESEEFLYGVQGSCAADLYRHPQLDADIEAVKEIYSENSVSIREYGTIDDVDVDLHVNISFLDEEVSTAWKVLRTEPIVLRLRFSLSQYLDGPEPSIEVFQPSNKEGFGLGLQLKKILGMFTSQQWKHLSNDFLKTQQEKRHSWFKASGTIKKFRAGLSIFSPIPKSPSFPIIQDSMLKGKLGVPELRVGRLMNRSISCTMKNPKVEVFGYPPSPQAGLLCPQHVGLPPPARTFPLVSGHCKNIPTLEYGFLVQIMKYAEQRIPTLNEYCVVCDEQHVFQNGSMLKPAVCTRELCVFSFYTLGVMSGAAEEVATGAEVVDLLVAMCRAALESPRKSIIFEPYPSVVDPTDPKTLAFNPKKKNYERLQKALDSVMSIREMTQGSYLEIKKQMDKLDPLAHPLLQWIISSNRSHIVKLPLSRQLKFMHTSHQFLLLSSPPAKEARFRTAKKLYGSTFAFHGSHIENWHSILRNGLVNASYTKLQLHGAAYGKGIYLSPISSISFGYSGMGKGQHRMPSKDELVQRYNRMNTIPQTRSIQSRFLQSRNLNCIALCEVITSKDLQKHGNIWVCPVSDHVCTRFFFVYEDGQVGDANINTQDPKIQKEIMRVIGTQVYTN, encoded by the exons ATGAAACAAAGTGCAGACCTCACCTTTTCCTGGTGttttccctcccacccttttGGAAGGTTGAGTGGCTATTCGAAGttaaaggaaggagaagagacacGGAACCAGCGTTACTTG GACATCAAAGGCCAGTTCTGGAATGATGATGATTCGGAGGGAGATAATGAATCAGAGGAATTTCTCTATGGAGTTCAG GGGAGCTGTGCAGCTGACCTATATCGACACCCACAGCTTGATGCAGACATTGAAGCCGTGAAGGAGATCTACAGTGAGAACTCTGTATCCATCAG AGAATATGGAACGATCGACGACGTGGACGTCGACCTCCACGTCAACATCAGCTTCCTCGAC GAGGAAGTCTCCACAGCCTGGAAGGTCCTCCGGACAGAACCCATTGTGTTGAGGCTGCGATTTTCTCTCTCCCAGTACCTTGATGGACCAG AACCGTCAATTGAGGTTTTCCAGCCATCGAATAAGGAAGGATTTGGGCTGGGTCTTCAGTTGAAAAA GATCCTGGGTATGTTTACATCCCAACAATGGAAACATCTCAGCAACGATTTCTTAAAGACCCAGCAGGAGAAGAGGCACAGCTGGTTCAAGGCAAGTGGTACCATCAAGAAGTTCCGAGCTGGCCTCAGCATCTTCTCACCCATCCCCAA GTCTCCCAGTTTCCCTATCATACAGGACTCCATGCTGAAAGGCAAACTGGGTGTACCAGAACTTCGAGTTGGACGCCTCATGAATCGTTCCATCTCCTGCACCATGAAGAACCCCAAAGTAGAGGTGTTTGGctaccctcccagcccccaggcaggtctcctgtgcccccagcacgtgggcctccctcccccagcacggACCTTCCCTTTG GTCAGTGGTCACTGCAAGAACATCCCCACTCTGGAATATGGATTCCTCGTCCAG ATCATGAAATACGCAGAGCAGAGGATTCCAACATTGAATGAGTACTGTGTGGTTTGTGATGAGCAGCATGTCTTCCAGAATGGGTCCATGCTCAAG CCAGCCGTCTGTACTCGTGAACTGTGCGTTTTCTCCTTCTACACATTGGGAGTCATGTCTGGAGCCGCAGAGGAGGTGGCCACTGGCGCAGAG GTGGTGGATCTGCTGGTGGCCATGTGTAGGGCAGCTTTGGAGTCCCCGAGAAAGAGCATCATCTTTGAGCCTTATCCCTCTGTGGTGGACCCCACTGATCCCAAGACTCTGGCCTTTAACCCTAAG AAGAAGAATTATGAGCGACTTCAGAAAGCTCTGGATAGTGTGATGTCCATCCGGGAGATGACCCAG GGCTCATACCTGGAAATCAAGAAGCAGATGGACAAGCTGGACCCCCTGGCGCACCCTCTCCTTCAGTG GATCATCTCTAGCAACAGGTCACACATTGTCAAACTACCTCTCAGCAGG cAGCTGAAGTTCATGCACACCTCACACCAGTTCCTCCTGCTGAGCAGCCCTCCTGCCAAGGAGGCTCGGTTCCGGACCGCCAAGAAGCTCTACGGCAGCACGTTTGCCTTCCA TGGGTCCCACATTGAGAACTGGCATTCGATCCTGCGCAACGGGCTGGTCAATGCATCCTACACCAAACTGCAG CTGCATGGAGCAGCCTATGGCAAAGGCATCTACCTGAGCCCCATCTCCAGTATTTCCTTTGGATACTCAG GAATGGGAAAAGGACAGCACAGGATGCCCTCCAAGGACGAGCTGGTCCAGAGATACAACAGAATGAATACCATCCCCCAG ACCCGATCCATTCAGTCACGGTTCCTGCAGAGTCGGAATCTGAACTGCATAGCACTTTGTGAAG TGATTACATCTAAGGACCTCCAGAAGCATGGGAACATCTGGGTGTGCCCTGTCTCCGACCATGTCTGCACACGGTTCTTCTTTGT ATATGAGGATGGTCAGGTGGGCGATGCCAACATTAATACTCAGGACCCCAAGATACAGAAGGAAATCATGCGTGTGATCGGAACTCAGGTTTACACAAACTGA
- the PARP6 gene encoding protein mono-ADP-ribosyltransferase PARP6 isoform X3, with protein sequence MKQSADLTFSWCFPSHPFGRLSGYSKLKEGEETRNQRYLDIKGQFWNDDDSEGDNESEEFLYGVQGSCAADLYRHPQLDADIEAVKEIYSENSVSIREYGTIDDVDVDLHVNISFLDEEVSTAWKVLRTEPIVLRLRFSLSQYLDGPEPSIEVFQPSNKEGFGLGLQLKKILGMFTSQQWKHLSNDFLKTQQEKRHSWFKASGTIKKFRAGLSIFSPIPKSPSFPIIQDSMLKGKLGVPELRVGRLMNRSISCTMKNPKVEVFGYPPSPQVSGHCKNIPTLEYGFLVQIMKYAEQRIPTLNEYCVVCDEQHVFQNGSMLKPAVCTRELCVFSFYTLGVMSGAAEEVATGAEVVDLLVAMCRAALESPRKSIIFEPYPSVVDPTDPKTLAFNPKKKNYERLQKALDSVMSIREMTQGSYLEIKKQMDKLDPLAHPLLQWIISSNRSHIVKLPLSRQLKFMHTSHQFLLLSSPPAKEARFRTAKKLYGSTFAFHGSHIENWHSILRNGLVNASYTKLQLHGAAYGKGIYLSPISSISFGYSGMGKGQHRMPSKDELVQRYNRMNTIPQTRSIQSRFLQSRNLNCIALCEVITSKDLQKHGNIWVCPVSDHVCTRFFFVYEDGQVGDANINTQDPKIQKEIMRVIGTQVYTN encoded by the exons ATGAAACAAAGTGCAGACCTCACCTTTTCCTGGTGttttccctcccacccttttGGAAGGTTGAGTGGCTATTCGAAGttaaaggaaggagaagagacacGGAACCAGCGTTACTTG GACATCAAAGGCCAGTTCTGGAATGATGATGATTCGGAGGGAGATAATGAATCAGAGGAATTTCTCTATGGAGTTCAG GGGAGCTGTGCAGCTGACCTATATCGACACCCACAGCTTGATGCAGACATTGAAGCCGTGAAGGAGATCTACAGTGAGAACTCTGTATCCATCAG AGAATATGGAACGATCGACGACGTGGACGTCGACCTCCACGTCAACATCAGCTTCCTCGAC GAGGAAGTCTCCACAGCCTGGAAGGTCCTCCGGACAGAACCCATTGTGTTGAGGCTGCGATTTTCTCTCTCCCAGTACCTTGATGGACCAG AACCGTCAATTGAGGTTTTCCAGCCATCGAATAAGGAAGGATTTGGGCTGGGTCTTCAGTTGAAAAA GATCCTGGGTATGTTTACATCCCAACAATGGAAACATCTCAGCAACGATTTCTTAAAGACCCAGCAGGAGAAGAGGCACAGCTGGTTCAAGGCAAGTGGTACCATCAAGAAGTTCCGAGCTGGCCTCAGCATCTTCTCACCCATCCCCAA GTCTCCCAGTTTCCCTATCATACAGGACTCCATGCTGAAAGGCAAACTGGGTGTACCAGAACTTCGAGTTGGACGCCTCATGAATCGTTCCATCTCCTGCACCATGAAGAACCCCAAAGTAGAGGTGTTTGGctaccctcccagcccccag GTCAGTGGTCACTGCAAGAACATCCCCACTCTGGAATATGGATTCCTCGTCCAG ATCATGAAATACGCAGAGCAGAGGATTCCAACATTGAATGAGTACTGTGTGGTTTGTGATGAGCAGCATGTCTTCCAGAATGGGTCCATGCTCAAG CCAGCCGTCTGTACTCGTGAACTGTGCGTTTTCTCCTTCTACACATTGGGAGTCATGTCTGGAGCCGCAGAGGAGGTGGCCACTGGCGCAGAG GTGGTGGATCTGCTGGTGGCCATGTGTAGGGCAGCTTTGGAGTCCCCGAGAAAGAGCATCATCTTTGAGCCTTATCCCTCTGTGGTGGACCCCACTGATCCCAAGACTCTGGCCTTTAACCCTAAG AAGAAGAATTATGAGCGACTTCAGAAAGCTCTGGATAGTGTGATGTCCATCCGGGAGATGACCCAG GGCTCATACCTGGAAATCAAGAAGCAGATGGACAAGCTGGACCCCCTGGCGCACCCTCTCCTTCAGTG GATCATCTCTAGCAACAGGTCACACATTGTCAAACTACCTCTCAGCAGG cAGCTGAAGTTCATGCACACCTCACACCAGTTCCTCCTGCTGAGCAGCCCTCCTGCCAAGGAGGCTCGGTTCCGGACCGCCAAGAAGCTCTACGGCAGCACGTTTGCCTTCCA TGGGTCCCACATTGAGAACTGGCATTCGATCCTGCGCAACGGGCTGGTCAATGCATCCTACACCAAACTGCAG CTGCATGGAGCAGCCTATGGCAAAGGCATCTACCTGAGCCCCATCTCCAGTATTTCCTTTGGATACTCAG GAATGGGAAAAGGACAGCACAGGATGCCCTCCAAGGACGAGCTGGTCCAGAGATACAACAGAATGAATACCATCCCCCAG ACCCGATCCATTCAGTCACGGTTCCTGCAGAGTCGGAATCTGAACTGCATAGCACTTTGTGAAG TGATTACATCTAAGGACCTCCAGAAGCATGGGAACATCTGGGTGTGCCCTGTCTCCGACCATGTCTGCACACGGTTCTTCTTTGT ATATGAGGATGGTCAGGTGGGCGATGCCAACATTAATACTCAGGACCCCAAGATACAGAAGGAAATCATGCGTGTGATCGGAACTCAGGTTTACACAAACTGA